The proteins below are encoded in one region of Ostrea edulis chromosome 3, xbOstEdul1.1, whole genome shotgun sequence:
- the LOC130052672 gene encoding uncharacterized protein LOC130052672 codes for MTVTYSILKIFFVLYLCDITLTSNCLRYPDGCCPGYVWSNETDNCTECVDGFSGIRCMKKCVYPSYGVKCAQKCNCSNETCDFRTGCPIQNSTQYPIDTETDTHSDNHSYLSIAILSLSGIAIIAFIVYGSLKLKNFFLKRQIQEPVPEENHYHTILDKNLCTETKFE; via the exons ATGACAGTAACGTATTccattttgaagattttctttGTTCTCTACCTCTGTGATATTACACTTACTTCTAATTGCTTAAG ATATCCTGACGGTTGTTGCCCTGGCTACGTCTGGAGTAATGAGACAGACAACTGTACAG AATGTGTAGATGGGTTTTCTGGCATAAGGTGTATGAAGAAATGCGTCTACCCAAGCTATGGAGTAAAATGTGCACAGAAATGTAATTGTTCTAATGAGACCTGTGATTTCCGAACAGGTTGCCCAATTC AAAACTCCACCCAATACCCAATTGACACAGAGACAGACACTCACAGTGACAACCATTCTTACCTAAGTATCGCCATCTTAAGTCTTTCGGGGATTGCCATTATCGCCTTTATCGTTTATGGAAGCTTGAAgctaaagaatttttttctaaaacgaCAAATACAAGAGCCAGTTCCAGAGGAAAATCATTATCACACAATACTAGATAAAAATTTATGTACagaaacaaaatttgaatga
- the LOC130052673 gene encoding uncharacterized protein LOC130052673 has product MSGCNGNNGCCEGFYWNEDYKNCTKCPFGHVGSNCYIMCEYPNYGEECQHECTCPRRYCHVSFGCQQLSTTDDSLKDGKEEIKIDHTSSSQVTAGHVTGNIKSCIL; this is encoded by the exons ATGTCTGGATGTAACGG GAACAACGGGTGTTGCGAAGGTTTCTACTGGAATGAGGACTATAAGAATTGTACAA AATGTCCTTTTGGGCACGTCGGGTCTAACTGTTATATAATGTGTGAATATCCAAACTATGGCGAAGAATGTCAGCACGAATGCACCTGCCCGAGGAGATATTGCCATGTGAGTTTTGGCTGTCAGCAACTATCTacaacag ATGATTCGTTGAAAGATGGAAAGGAAGAAATCAAAATCGATCACACCTCATCTTCTCAAGTAACAGCAGGACACGTAACAGGTAATATCAAAAGCTGTATACTCTGA